From a single Molothrus ater isolate BHLD 08-10-18 breed brown headed cowbird chromosome Z, BPBGC_Mater_1.1, whole genome shotgun sequence genomic region:
- the PHAX gene encoding phosphorylated adapter RNA export protein: MAQELRGMDGDVEDGELSGSDADMPGAGSPEQKLHAGSDSCRPFQSSLSSCAPSVPYRTTKSLDSSEESGSDSDDDSCLWKRKRQKCFNFSPAKPEPFQLSQSHQKETAVRGKKVNNIWGAVLQEQNQDAVATELGILGMDGSIDRSRQSETYNYLLAKKLMKEAQQKEAETLDKELDEYMHDDKKTCPAEEENGQGFLKRKRPVKDRLGERQEMRYKGRYEITEEDSEEKVADEIAYRLCEPKKDLIARVVKIIGKRKAIELLMETAEVEQNGGLFIVNGTRRRTPGGVYLNLLKNTPSIKEEKIKEIFYLENQKEYENKKAAKKRRIQVLGKKMKKAIKGLNLQEYDDASRETFASDTNEALASLEDLQEGHHEAKMEPEDSIEIDNAHDLEIF, from the exons ATGGCGCAGGAGCTGCGGGGCATGGACGGCGACGTGGAGGACGGCGAGCTCTCGGGCTCCGACGCGGACATGCCCGGCGCCGGCTCCCCCGAACAG AAGCTGCATGCTGGCAGTGATTCCTGCAGGCCCTTCCAGAGCAGCCTCTCATCCTGTGCTCCCAGTGTTCCTTACAGGACCACCAAGAGCCTGGACTCCAGCGAGGAGAGCGGCTCCGACTCCGACGACGACAGCTGCctgtggaagaggaagaggcagaagtgcttCAACTTCTCCCCTGCCAAACCCGAGcccttccagctcagccagagccACCAAAAAGAGACTGCTGTGCGCGGGAAGAAGGTCAACAACATCTGGGGCGCCGTGCTCCAGGAGCAGAACCAGGATGCGGTGGCGACCGAGCTTGGGATTCTGGGCATGGATGGTTCAATTGACAGGAGCAGGCAGTCTGAGACTTACAACTACCTGCTGGCTAAAAAGCTGATGAAGGAGGCCCAGCAGAAGGAGGCAGAGACTTTGGATAAGGAGCTGGATGAATACATGCACGATGACAAGAAGACGTGtccagcagaggaggagaacGGGCAGGGCTTCCTCAAACGGAAGCGGCCGGTGAAAGACAGACTgggggaaaggcaggagatgAGATACAAGGGAAGGTATGAGATCACAGAGGAAGATTCAGAGGAAAAAGTGGCAGATGAAATTGCTTATCG ACTTTGTGAGCCAAAGAAAGACTTAATTGCTCGAGTAGTGAAAATAATCGGGAAGAGAAAAGCCATCGAGCTGCTGATGGAAACAGCTGAAGTAGAGCAGAATGGTGGACTGTTCATCGTG AATGGCACCAGGAGAAGAACACCTGGGGGTGTTTATTTAAACCTGCTGAAGAACACACCGAgcatcaaagaagaaaaaatcaag GAAATATTCTATCTGGAAAACCAGAAGGAGTATGAAAACAAGAAAGCTGCCAAGAAGAGGAGGATACAAGTTCTGgggaagaagatgaagaaggcCATCAAGGGGCTCAACCTGCAGGAATATGATGATGCATCTCGTGAGACTTTTGCCAGCGACACAAACGAGGCTCTGGCTTCCCTGGAGGACCTGCAGGAAGGGCACCACGAGGCGAAGATGGAACCTGAGGATTCCATTGAAATCGATAACGCCCACGATTTGGAGATCTTTTAG